From a single Acidobacteriota bacterium genomic region:
- a CDS encoding tetratricopeptide repeat protein, whose product MTRSVRKAAARARFRGFVLLALSTGAAAAAGEVPAPPSQAGSPSAQPTVADLVARADREIKAGRIFDAIGTLESAVKLAPERTDVRLHLAALEKQRGMWLRSAEQYRAVLAANPSNAEGKIAYAELLLAEYQFRAAADEFRGALELRLEAIPRDRALVGLGNAQFGMGRYDEASDTYRLLLSRKPDEPTALAFLNIARRKIGDLDGAIEGWRRFLVKQPDIVRAQVLLAEAETLRASIVRQKDLVAAHPQDVAFQLQLASLLQQQPDLAGAASAYRAALALRPNDPAGRMKLAAVLRDAGDYPAAAKEFQALLADDSLGDLACANLAYCARRAGDAALEVSAWRRALELNPRDAYAYRLYLIALGRAGRVAEEAALVTKAIKERPADPLPRIEYALLARAGGAEEESLRALLDALVIEPNDAYARSELRSALALQPARARKLLDEVSAASGKEPDPTIGALRRAAVLRAVGRDTEAEGVLAAAAAGGPGDARLLVALAVSHRDVGAPPADVAAELGRARDIAPDYFQARFYLASTLLAMSRFDETAAEAQAAVRLVPNSAEALAILGAAWRGAGGEENLSRARGALRRALELDPMDTGGATRFLLAKVAWQLGYADEANAALKGDLPVEPDEMYRLAWESVRDNYFDRTFNGQEWARWRDRFAGKLETESDALGAIALMLASLDNRDTRLRSADQTANLFFTPRATTIQRDPLGKNTVTSKTVATSTVEGNVGYVAISNMADPKLVGEVSKAMGEMKEKDAVILDLRGNPGGGERDVEDVTAMLVKPGTPTGKVITADGSTTSESHGQKAPIIPDKPVVVLIDRNTGSSAEALAGALKESHRAVIVGEPTYGKAGIQFPRLLPDGTTLLVAVAENANLAGVPYTGVGIQPDVPVDSAMPSQDPSGDAAMNKAKEILGKERSRRRPAPQPAPAP is encoded by the coding sequence ATGACGAGATCCGTCCGGAAGGCGGCCGCCCGCGCCCGATTCCGTGGGTTCGTCCTGCTCGCGCTTTCGACGGGAGCGGCCGCTGCCGCAGGCGAGGTCCCCGCACCTCCCTCGCAGGCCGGTTCCCCCTCCGCCCAGCCGACGGTCGCGGATCTGGTGGCGCGGGCCGATCGCGAGATCAAGGCGGGGCGCATCTTCGACGCGATCGGCACCCTCGAGAGCGCGGTCAAGCTCGCCCCCGAGCGGACCGACGTGCGGCTGCACCTCGCCGCCCTCGAGAAGCAGCGGGGGATGTGGCTGCGGAGCGCCGAGCAGTACAGGGCGGTTCTCGCCGCCAACCCTTCCAACGCCGAGGGGAAAATCGCCTACGCGGAGCTGCTGCTCGCGGAGTATCAGTTCCGCGCCGCCGCCGACGAGTTCCGCGGGGCGCTCGAGCTGCGCCTCGAGGCGATCCCGCGCGATCGGGCGCTCGTCGGCCTCGGGAACGCGCAGTTCGGCATGGGGCGGTACGACGAGGCGAGCGACACCTATCGGCTCCTTCTCTCGCGAAAGCCGGACGAGCCGACCGCTCTCGCGTTCCTGAACATCGCCCGCCGGAAGATCGGCGATCTCGACGGCGCCATCGAGGGGTGGAGGCGCTTTCTCGTCAAGCAGCCCGACATCGTCCGCGCGCAGGTCCTCCTCGCCGAGGCGGAGACCCTGCGGGCGTCCATCGTGCGGCAGAAGGATCTCGTGGCGGCGCACCCCCAGGACGTCGCGTTCCAGCTGCAGCTCGCGAGCCTGCTTCAGCAGCAGCCGGATCTCGCCGGAGCGGCGAGCGCGTACCGCGCGGCCCTGGCGCTGCGCCCGAATGACCCCGCCGGCCGGATGAAGCTCGCGGCGGTGCTGCGCGACGCGGGCGACTACCCCGCGGCCGCGAAGGAGTTCCAGGCGCTCCTGGCGGACGATTCTCTCGGCGACCTCGCGTGCGCCAATCTCGCGTACTGCGCGCGGCGGGCCGGCGACGCGGCGCTCGAGGTGAGCGCCTGGCGTCGCGCGCTCGAGCTCAACCCGCGCGACGCGTACGCTTACCGCCTCTACCTCATCGCGCTCGGCCGCGCCGGAAGGGTGGCCGAGGAGGCGGCGCTCGTGACGAAGGCCATCAAGGAGCGCCCGGCCGACCCGTTGCCCAGGATCGAGTACGCCCTGCTCGCCCGCGCCGGGGGGGCCGAGGAGGAGAGCCTGCGCGCGCTGCTCGACGCCCTCGTCATCGAGCCCAACGACGCGTACGCCCGATCGGAGCTCCGCTCGGCGCTGGCGCTCCAGCCCGCCCGCGCCAGGAAGCTCCTCGACGAGGTGAGCGCGGCCTCCGGGAAGGAGCCCGACCCGACCATCGGCGCGCTCCGGAGGGCGGCGGTCCTCCGCGCGGTCGGCCGCGACACCGAGGCCGAGGGGGTGCTGGCGGCCGCTGCCGCCGGGGGGCCGGGCGACGCCAGGCTTCTCGTGGCGCTGGCGGTCAGCCATCGGGACGTCGGCGCGCCGCCAGCCGACGTCGCCGCGGAGCTCGGCCGCGCGCGCGACATTGCGCCCGACTATTTCCAGGCGCGGTTCTACCTCGCCTCGACGCTGCTCGCGATGTCGCGGTTCGACGAGACCGCCGCCGAGGCCCAGGCCGCGGTGCGCCTCGTGCCGAACAGCGCGGAGGCGCTGGCGATCCTGGGCGCGGCATGGCGGGGGGCCGGCGGGGAGGAGAACCTCTCCCGCGCCCGCGGGGCCCTGAGGCGGGCCCTCGAGCTCGATCCGATGGACACCGGCGGGGCGACGCGCTTCCTCCTCGCGAAGGTCGCCTGGCAGCTCGGATACGCGGACGAGGCGAACGCGGCCCTCAAGGGAGATCTTCCCGTCGAGCCGGACGAGATGTACCGGCTCGCCTGGGAGAGCGTGCGGGACAACTACTTCGATCGCACGTTCAACGGCCAGGAATGGGCGCGATGGCGCGATCGGTTCGCCGGCAAGCTCGAGACGGAGTCGGACGCGCTCGGTGCGATCGCCCTCATGCTGGCCAGCCTCGACAACCGCGACACACGGCTGCGAAGCGCCGATCAGACGGCGAATCTCTTCTTCACCCCGCGTGCGACCACGATCCAGCGCGATCCCCTCGGCAAGAACACCGTGACCAGCAAGACCGTCGCGACCAGCACGGTGGAGGGGAACGTGGGCTACGTCGCGATCAGCAACATGGCCGACCCCAAGCTCGTCGGCGAGGTCTCGAAGGCGATGGGGGAGATGAAGGAGAAGGACGCGGTCATCCTCGATCTGCGCGGGAACCCGGGGGGAGGCGAACGGGACGTGGAGGATGTGACCGCCATGCTCGTGAAGCCGGGAACGCCGACCGGCAAGGTCATCACCGCCGATGGGTCCACGACCTCCGAGAGCCACGGCCAGAAGGCGCCGATCATCCCCGACAAGCCGGTCGTCGTGCTCATCGATCGGAACACCGGGTCCTCGGCCGAGGCGCTCGCCGGCGCTCTCAAGGAGTCCCATCGCGCCGTGATCGTCGGCGAGCCGACCTACGGCAAGGCGGGGATCCAGTTCCCGCGGCTCCTTCCCGACGGCACGACGCTCCTCGTGGCCGTGGCCGAGAACGCGAACCTCGCGGGCGTGCCGTACACCGGCGTCGGGATCCAGCCGGACGTGCCGGTCGATTCGGCGATGCCCTCTCAGGATCCGTCAGGTGACGCGGCGATGAACAAGGCGAAGGAAATCCTCGGCAAGGAAAGATCTCGACGGCGCCCGGCGCCGCAGCCGGCGCCCGCGCCGTGA